The Branchiostoma floridae strain S238N-H82 chromosome 6, Bfl_VNyyK, whole genome shotgun sequence genomic interval tcctctaaatctgacccacttaAATTACTGTAGAAAGTAGaaattacacatgtattatcACAAATGTCTCTATAAATTACATtctaattttcatttcttaataTACCTCCGATGGTTCCTTGTTTACAGCTGCTGGAATGGACTAAGCTGTGATTTAGAGCCAGTCGGGATTATAGCCGAATTcgtgatttgttgatttaaaGTTTTTGTAGCaatgtagaaaatggtaaaaaaaaacgaaccttGACTAAGTCGTTAACTATTTAAAGGTCaagaagtgtgctaagtttaATTTATTTCTCTTCTTCTCAAGCACAAGACTTATCTAAGACCAGAAATCATGcttctgttttattttctgcGATGTTGATACGTACTAATTCTGTTTCAGCCACTTTTCTAACTGTATACTGCACTACTACTATGCTGCAGGTTTATGGCATATCGACTGAAAAGCAAAATAATCAACTACCCCGTTAAGTGGTCGATAAAGATTTTTATACGTTTGGATTTTCAGGGATGCTGTCTGATAGGCATTCCTGTTGTTATGTTGCTGATGACCAAGTTTGGTAAGAAGCCTGTGGCAGTCGGGAACATTCTGGTAAGATAATTCGCTTTATCGGAGACAAAATGATTGCACCGGGTGTAACTAAACGGGATTAATCAACATTTTCTCGCATCTTGGTCTgttatatttgttttcattactTAAACTGTTTTTAAAATCGTGTCAGACCGATGAATAAAATCGTTTTGTGTAGCGTTTTGTTGTATCAATAGTCACACATTTCAAttaggtaacgctagttcacctttattcgcggggtaacctttatccgctgcATTCAAGACTAGGGCATTTAGAGATATTGAaacaacggacggtggtttccaACTGCAATACCtaacaaaaatgcaatttgaaaccactgtctatcgacgtgatatccctaaagtCCCTGTTTGTAAgtagaacggatataggttacctctcGGTTactggtgaactagcgttatgtataCAAACGAGTCTGGACAACATTAGAATAGATAAACTATTTTCTTATCGTCTCTATATGTTTTCCTGCCAGATATTAATGCCTATCGTGTTAGGACTCCTGTTCGTGCCCGGAAATCTTGTTGCCGTTCTACTCATATTCGCGGCTTATGGAATGGCATATGCTTTGCCTTTCATTGTGCCATGGTACGTCATATGTATATAGATTACTGCAAACATGTCCTGAGCAAATGAGCATTTAAGTTTGATCTTATAACGATTATATCAACTCAGTTTAATCGTCATTTTCTCACATGTATATTCATTCACTTTATGCTTGTACACTATCATTAAATGCATTAATTGCTGTTCACTTAGCAATTGGCCCTTTGTTATCTGCAATAAATTTTTACATAGCTTGATGATGGTAGAAAAAACTGTCGCGATAGTAATTGTCAAAAACAACGTCTATCTATGACTGCTTTCAGTCCTTCTGTTTCTGGCTCTCTACGATATATACAGGATGATGTTATCCGACGTGTCAGACCTTCTGAAGCTCCAGACGGGCAGAAGTTACGACACGGTGCTGCACGGCGTCTTTATCACCTCCCAGCGGATAACAGGAGCGATCGGCTTTGGTGCCATTTCAGCTGCACTGGAGTGGGTATCAGTTTACTAGCATCATTGCTACCTCTTCTATTCGCCAACGATGTATTtagaatgaaaacaacaacaacagagtgCTTCCACACTCTAATTAACAAGCACAGCTATCGTCACAGCTATCCTTCACCTGAGTAGACAGGTGTAACTTAGTGCCTTTCCCATACCAAGGGACTTGCACCTGGCAGGGATTTAAACACTTTCAGATTCTAAGTCTAACTCTAACCACAAGACAacgttgttcttttttttagttttaagaaGTTTTGCATAAAAACCTAAATGTTTACAGAATCGGCGGCTACAAGAGCGGAGTCTGTGATCAGCCAGAGTCAGTAGGTAGAGCTATCCGCTGGAACGTCACAGTGCTGCCAAtgctgtcccttgtgctgagCCTGGTGGTCCTGTGGCAGTATCCGGTCACGGAGGAGATGAGACAAAGGACTAAGGAAGCTCTGGAACAGATAAGGTTATAAGAATTGGCTTTTGAACATCACTTAAAATActgcaatttgtccgtatgtATCAGTTCGATTGTGTCCCGATATTTTGACCAAAGAGGGTTATTGATATTCCAACTAAAGGagtcatttttattaccttttcATTCTGCAAATAGATGTTGACAAAATCCATTCAAATTTTCACAGGAAAGCAAGTGAAGAGGGATCGCGGCAACAGAGGAAGACAAAACATGACGGATACATGGCAGATAAAGTTGTTGTGGATGTGCgaggaaaagaaaatgaaaatggagTAGAGAATATGGGCTTCTCTACTTAGTGGTCGGTGTGGTCTAGCCATTAACCCAAAAGGCATTCTAATACtagtaagtacaatgtatttcaataaAGTTGACTCCCTGACATCAATTGCTACCCCActctgagtgagagagagaaacacCCACACGAACGCATCTACGTAAGGAATATAAccaccatttttcatggaggtactaGTAATAAAAAGAGGTTGGCCACTTTGAAAATACCACTATTGTTACAATAATCTCAGTGTTAAACTCCGTGACCGTATTCCGAATGAGGAAATCATAGCTAGACTGGGAATAGAACACTCTATTGTCGATGCCATCTGGCTTAGAAGACTAAGGTCCGGACATGTAGTAAGAAGACCaccaaacacatacatgtaagtccgAAAGCCAAGGCCCGGTGGGGCAGACCCCCGAAGCGCTGGAAGGATCAAATAGCAAAGGATATTGGACGGAGTATCAAGTTTGCGGAGACAAGTGCAAAGGACCGTGCAACCTGGAGACTTCTcacggagaggagcaaggggccagtccctggccttaAGAAGATAGGCAGGTTACAATAATCAATCTAACCGCTAGGTGTCGCCACCGAGCGTGCACACTATTATTGCAACGTTGGTGTGAGACCGCACTCAAGCTATTTCGTCGTCTGTCCACGTGAGGGACGGGCTCACACGTGTAAATTTACGGATTGATACCCTGTACATACCTGCGATCAAGACAGGCAACGATGACCAGCAGTGTGGTGACTTGTCTGGCCTGGGTGCCGAGAGGTGTGGCTAAGGCTGTGCCGGACAAGGTGAGAGGGTAGCAGTTTcttgtcgcccccctccccctgagCGAGAGCTGTCCATATGATATAACGTTTACGCCCCTCTCCCTCTGCATGATAGAAGTAGCCCTGGTCGTTGTATTTGACGTTAGACAAATCAAATTAGGCTTCTAGCAACTCTTTCACTGGTCAGGCCCCTATAGGAGGTGATGGGGCCCAACCAGACCCTGACAGCGAGAGATTTGTGGTCGCTTCaaaaggaagaggaagaagaggattTTACAGGCTATAAAATGCTCTGGAGACTGTATCTCTCAGTGTTTGGGAGTGGGGGGACGTCTCAGCTCATGTTTTACACTTAGGTTGATGATATGTAGGCTAAATAAAGAGCAACTGAGATTTACTCGTGTGTGCTTAGTCCAGTGGTTCGTAACCCTGACTCATGAAAACTCCTGAGATTTGGAGAATTTCGGCTGTTGTCACTCGTCTTACAGCAGAACATGAAAGGGATGGCAGTCTTTAGAAACTACAATTAAGCACTGTTCACTGCCCTTATgcttgttcattgtgcttgtctaaAGAGCATTGTACTTTCCTTGGTACAATGAGCCTGtaaatgctgtacatgtatctgtcttctctgtcatgaccagtggaataGTAAGTTAGTAGCTCTTTAGTGAGATAAATTGGTTCGATTGGTTCACTTTCACTTCTACTCATCTGTTGCTTTACTTACGGACGTGTGGCGCGTTGACACACCCAATCCCTCGGCCTTGAAAGGCATTGTGCAGTTCAGTCAGCACTTGGATTGGAGACCACCAAAGAAGACTAGATGCTGTAGCCTGTCCAAGAATTTGTCTTAcggaagggacataaaacgtgggtcccgtgtttgaggcgGTGCCTTGAGCACGTAAttcagcctcattactaaaaaaattgggtacctactggctgcaaataatacaccagatgtatCATATTTTCCACAGGTCCAGGTAGATAAGGAGGAGTTACAGCGTCTGATAAAGGAGACATCCAACAGCCTGAAGGAGCTGGAGGATGAGGAGAAGGAGGAGCAGGATGTGGAGGATGTTGAGATGGAGGGCGGGGCCACGGGAGGGGAGGATGCAGAGGATGACCTGGCAGAGTTTAACTTAGACAACTATGATGATGGTAAGTTCAAAGTAAAGTGGAATTGcccttcactttcacttttgctCAATGTATTATTTGATAGCAAAACAGCACTACTTCTTGAAAGTAAAAATGGTAGAGTACCATTAATGCAAATACAAACAATGTATTATATTTTCCTGGAACCAAAGGGAAGGTAACTAGGCTTTCCCCGATCTGTTTATATATGAAGTGTCTCAAGTATTTCAAACTAGAAATGTGGAGGAAAAGTCTCATAACTTATGAGTTATATATttgcaatactagtattacagtgTTTTCCccgatacttttttttctgaagtatGTCTTTTTTGCTGTTAGATCCTGCGGGAAGTCTGATTGGTAACCTGGCCAGTCTGACGGTGTACGCCAGCAATGATGACGACCCTTACATCACTGTAAAGGAAGATGTGAGTATACACAATatataaattgtttttttacatttcacaaCTCTTATCGAGTTCTCCTAAGGATGTGTGTGGTGAGACAGTGCATGGTTTCAAATAGAATTTGGCTCTTTCTCCCCACCTTTCCTCCCAATTCTATTAAACAGCCTTCCATATTGCTGTTttaaacctgtacatactaCTTTCTCTTTTCTTACCCGACTGTTGgtgactttttttatcattttacaatatattttttctCACCTTATTTAAACTGTGCACCCTTAACATAACTAGGCGGAGCTAGAAGAAGAGGAGAGAGAAGATTTCACCATCAAGTCTTCAGACAACCTGGTGATAGTGGGGAGGGCAGAGGAAGACTGCAGCATTCTGGAGGTCTACAGTAAGTAATGGTAACATATAGCATCTTATAAAATCATCATTTTATTCTAGTACTAAACCAatttttgtagcattttgttTCACATATTGTATTTAGTAACTCCCTTCAGCCCTGAGATGTTGACACTTCTGAAGGTTTTGGTACTCTCCTGTATTTCTGACAATATGGTACTGCTAGGTGATGGTTCAACGTTTTTAATGATATGCATGTGACTGGCACCATTCTCAACTTCATACAATAAAATGTTGAGTTCACATTAACAATATACTGTATTGTTTGTTGTATCTTCCTACTAAATTGTGGATTCAGAGATAATCCCAAACACATCCTGACTTCAGCCAGTTTCTACATTTTGCATTGCTAATGATGAAGTGTCTTTCAACAGTAAACTTGCTACGTAGGTGATGACATGCTATCATCTGGGTTACAGGTAGTATAATAAATGTTACTACATTGAGAAACTTCAGCTGTTTGACTGAGTTGTGCCATGTTCTTGTGTCCAGTTTACAATGAGGATGAGAAGGTCCAGTATGTCCACCATGACCTCATCCTTCCTGCCTTCCCATTGGCTCTGGAGTGGATGAACTTTGACCCTGGGGAGGACAAACCAGGTACACGGTACAtgtatccaaggaggttatattcagaaggAGATTGGACACAATTTGCCTTCATTCAGTGATGTTCCCCTCAGGTGAGAAGTAACAACTTCACGTCGAGGTGCTAATTACCCCCCGATCTGCATACGCCGGCAAGCAAGGGTCCTTTGTTTACAGTCTTTTTCAAGATAACTCGCACTGGAACAGTGACTTTAAAACGGGTTTTGAGTGATTTTGAAGAAGTTCTTGAAGAATCGAAGGCACCTGACTGTCTTGCAGACAACACAGAACTAGCGATAGCGATAGAAGTAACATTTTTACTTGTAATACGTGCGGTTTAGCTAAGCTGACCTcactgtcacatacatgtaattaactGCCACTGCATTTAAACTAACGTATTGCATCTAGAAGTTCATTTTCTAAACGATAATATGTATTTTAAGACCATCAAAAATTCTTACCTTCAGAAGTTCAAGATCGTTCATACTTTTCTGCAACAATTGTCTTGCGTAGCGGAAATAAATAGActatggggagggggagggaaaTCTTTATTCATCGCTACCGTCAAGTCAGAATACCGACTAGAAATTGTATGAACTATTTGATCGGAGGTTCCCAAGAAACACTTATTGTGACGTTATTTAGAAGAAACGTTATATTTAACTAAAAACAGAACACGACGATTACCACTCTTGGTTCAGATACGTAAATTTTATTCCGAACTACGTGGCCTTTTCGGCAAGGCCGTATCCACTATGGCGTCGATTTAGTGGTCTTCCCTTCCTCGGTAGTTTTCTGAAAAGCACAAACATGGACTCGATAAGACTGGGAACCTAGTTGCACAACGTTAACGTCACATAAACAAGTGGATATGAATTATGATGTCGCCGCGTGTACCGGCTAGAACTACAAACGATTAGGCATAATGATCAAAATATCGAGTACAAAATCCCATGTCGCTAATACATATAACCTCCCACCCTGCCCATGAGTGTGATGGATCCACGGAGTCCGTActgacacaaaaataaagcaaaactcAAACGCAGAGTCCAGTAAATCTAAACTGAGTCCAACGACAAACAATATTTCAATGGGTCACCAAAGCATTAAACTATCCAGGAAATTCGTCAGTTTCGGTGGGAAATTTGTTAAATAATTTTTATGGAGACATTTAATACagaacatttttcatattttcgagCAAAAAAATCCCGTACGCATCCACAAAAATGCTTATAAACTCACCCATGTCGATCGTACAGCGGTGAAACACACATCAAAATGGCCGTCAGCGTCTTGTCCAAATGATGCCGCCTTTTGCACACGTCACCCGCGCTTCCCAAATAAGGGAATCCGCGGAAACTGCCGGCATGCCGATCTCAGCCTCGGGTGATCTTCG includes:
- the LOC118418032 gene encoding sodium-dependent lysophosphatidylcholine symporter 1-like gives rise to the protein MTHKPSVCALLLLLFCITAGSVFQQSVALYVQYSLGLGGQVQNCLLVLVGCCLIGIPVVMLLMTKFGKKPVAVGNILILMPIVLGLLFVPGNLVAVLLIFAAYGMAYALPFIVPWMMLSDVSDLLKLQTGRSYDTVLHGVFITSQRITGAIGFGAISAALEIGGYKSGVCDQPESVGRAIRWNVTVLPMLSLVLSLVVLWQYPVTEEMRQRTKEALEQIRKASEEGSRQQRKTKHDGYMADKVVVDVRGKENENGVENMGFST